Below is a window of Staphylococcus succinus DNA.
AAGCGCGTAAGACAATACGTAAAGTGGATGAAATTATATTATTAGAAGGTTTTATGGATGTCATTAAGTCTGATCAAGCAGGCTTAAAGCAAGTCGTAGCTAGTATGGGAACGCAAATATCACAAGAGCATATAGCGTTTATAAAAAAATTAACTTCAAATGTCACACTTATGTTTGATGGGGATTTTGCGGGTAGTGAAGCTACAATTAAAACAGGACAAGCTTTATTACAGCAAGGGTTTAATGTTTTTGTAGTGCAACTTCCTAAAGATATGGATCCAGATGAATATATTGGTAAACATGGAGCTGATGCTTTTAATTATTATGTCGAACACGAAAAAAAATCTTTTATTTTATATAAAGTTCATATTCATCAAGATGAAATTGAGAATAATGATCTAGCATATGAAAGGTATTTAAAAGAGATAACAAATGACATTTCCTTAATGAAATCATCTATTCTACGTAAAAAGATATTGCAAGACGTATCTGAATTGTTTAAAGTTAGCTTGGATAGTCTAAATAATGAAGTAGGACACCAACAAGATTATTATGAACCGCAAAATTATCAAATGCCATCACTTCCGCAATTTAATAATCTAAGTAAACAAGAAAAGGCGGAGCGCGCTTTACTTAAACATTTTATGAACGATAAAGACATTTTCTTAAATTATCACAAATCTCTTCAGTTAGAAGACTTTACAAATCAGTTTTTTAAGCGTATATTTAATATTTTACACGAGTTTTACTCTGAAAATGATACGTTCAATATTAGTGATGTATTGCAATACATCGATTCCAATGAAATCAAGGAAGCATTTATATCATTAGACAACTATATGATAAATGAAGAACCATTTGAATATGAAATCGATGACTATATAAATACATTAACAACTAATAGAAATGAAGAAACGATAGAATCGCTTAATCAAAAGCTCCGGGAGGCTTCAAGGTTAGGTGATTTAGAATTGCAAAAATATTATTT
It encodes the following:
- the dnaG gene encoding DNA primase, producing the protein MRIEQSTINEIKDKTDILDLVSEYVKLEKRGRNYIGLCPFHDEKTPSFTVSEDKQICHCFGCKKGGNVFQFTQEIKDIPFTEAVKELGERVNIKVETDTHSANNEATHQVASEDLQMIEMHELMQEYYHYALKKTVEGEAALNYLKERGFTDALIDARKIGYAPNTSHFCHDFLQKKGYDIQLAYEAGLLSRNEENFSYYDRFRDRIMFPLNNAQGRTVGYSGRTYTNQEPKYLNSPETPIFQKRRLLYNVDQARKTIRKVDEIILLEGFMDVIKSDQAGLKQVVASMGTQISQEHIAFIKKLTSNVTLMFDGDFAGSEATIKTGQALLQQGFNVFVVQLPKDMDPDEYIGKHGADAFNYYVEHEKKSFILYKVHIHQDEIENNDLAYERYLKEITNDISLMKSSILRKKILQDVSELFKVSLDSLNNEVGHQQDYYEPQNYQMPSLPQFNNLSKQEKAERALLKHFMNDKDIFLNYHKSLQLEDFTNQFFKRIFNILHEFYSENDTFNISDVLQYIDSNEIKEAFISLDNYMINEEPFEYEIDDYINTLTTNRNEETIESLNQKLREASRLGDLELQKYYLEKIVNHNKNRMN